The region ACGGCGGGGTCGATACCACCCGACTCGACGAGGTGACGAAGCACCTGGGTGGAGCGACCGGCCGACAGCTCCCAGTTCGTCGCGAAGGGGGCGACGGACTGCCTGCTGTCGGCGTGCCCCTCGACGGAGATCTGGTTCGGGATGGTGACGAGCACCGAGCCGAGGGCATCCAGGATCTCGACGGCCGCGGGGGCGAGGACGGTGCTGTTCGTGGCGAAGAACGTCTCTGCGCTCACGAGGCTCACGGTGAGTCCGCGCGAGTCGATCGTGAACGTGGCGGCGTCTGCCAGACCGCGCTGGGCGAGAGCGTCGCGGATGCGGTCGCGCAGCGCCGACAGATCATCGAACTCCTTCTGCGCAGCCGACAGCTCCACGTCGGCGAAGCCCTCGCTCTTCTCGTCGAGCATGTCTGCCGGCACCACGACCCCCTGCGACGTGTCGACCTCGTCGGTCTTCTCCTGCCCGAATCCGGTCGCCAGCGAGGCGCTCAGCGCTTCGAACTTCTCCTGGTCGACGGACGACATGGCGAAGAGCACGATGAACATGCACATGAGCACGGTGATCATGTCGAGGTACGACGCCATCCACCGCTCGTCAGGGCCCGAGTGACCCTCGGGCTCTATCCGCCGGCGTCGGCGGACGCTCACAAGCCGACCTCGGCGAACGGCGACACGCCCTCGCTGTCGTCGCGGCCCTTCTTCTCGGCCTTGCGCTTGTCGCTCTTGTCGCTCTTGCCGCGCTTGCCGCCGCCGGAGTCGGACACCAGCGCGCGGAGGCGCTCTTCGACATGAGCCGGAGCCGCGCCGGCCTGCACGGCGAGCATGCCCTCCATGAGCACGGTCATGCGCTCCAGCTCCAGCTCGCCGAGCCGCTGCAGGCGGCCGCCGATCGGCAGCCAGATGAAGTTCGCCGACAGCAGGCCCCACAGGGTGGCGACGAAGGCGGCGGCGATCATGGGTCCGAGGGTGTCGGGCTCGTCGAGCTTCTCGAGCACGTGCGTGAGCGACACGACGGTGCCGATGATGCCGACAGTGGGGGCGAAGCCTCCGAGAGTCATGAAGAACCGAGACGCGGTCCGGTTGCGGGCGGCTGCTGATGCGATCTCGTCTTCGAGGAGGATGCGCAGGTCTTCGGCGTCGATCCCGTCGGCGATGCTCTGCAGCGCCTGGCGCAGGAACGGGTCCTTCTCGTCGGGGACGCCCTGCTCGAGGGAGAGCAGGCCCTCTGTGCGCGCCTTCTCGGCATGGCCGACCACGGTGCCGATCACGCCGTGCGCGGTGCGTCGCTCTCCGCGGAACGCGCGCGGCAGCGCGGCCAGTGCGTGCAGGAAGTCGCGCACCGTGCCGCTGGCGATGCCGACCGCGATGGTGCCGCCGAACACGAGCACCATCGGCGCAGGGAGGAGAAGAGCCGTGACCGACGCGCCCTCCATGTTGATCATGGCGAGCAGCGAGCCGAAGGCGAGAAGGAGGCCGAGGATGAGTCCGATGTCCATCAGAGTCCCTCCGCCTGCTGTGCGGATGAGAGACGGGAAGCCTGTGCGAGGACGGATGCGCGGAACGCGGTGATCTGCGCGATCAGCTCCTCCATGGTCTCCCGCACGACGAAACGCGCACCGTCGACCATGACGATCGTGGTGTCAGGGGAGGCCTGCACCCGTTCGATCAGGTCGGGGTTGACCGCGAACCTGCTGAGGTTCAGGCGCGTGACGACGATCATGAGCTCCATCCTGGAAGATCGGCCCCGGCGCGGAGCCGGTGCGAAGACGGCCCATCCTGGTCCGTCGCCAGTGACTGTCGGCACTCGCGGGCATCGCGTTAGCGCAGAGCAGCCACCCGCATGCGGTCGCAGGCCCCGTGCGCGGCCTCTTCAGGGGAAGGGCTGCGGCACGGGGCCTGCGAAAGGGGAGCGGACGCCGGTCGGCTGGTCAGCGCTTGAGGTTCGTGAGTTCCTGCAGCACCTCGTCGCTGGTGGTGATGATGCGAGCGTTCGCCTGGAATCCGCGCTGCGCCACGATGAGGTTCGTGAACTCCTGCGAGAGGTCGACGTTCGACATCTCGAGTGCGCCGCTGATGATCCCGCCGAGGCCATCCTGACCGGCTTGCCCGACCGTCACCTGGCCGGAGTTGGCGGTCGGGCGGAACTGCGACGAGCCCGCCTTCTCGAGTCCGCCCGGGTTGGTGAAGCCGGCGAGCGCGAGACGCGCGAGCACGCGCGTCTCGCCGTTGCTGAACGTGCCCATGAGGCTGCCGTCCTCGGTGAGCGCATAGGAGGAGAGGGTGCCGGCGGGGCGGCCGTCCTGCTCGCTCAGTGCGACGGTGCTGACCTTGCTGAAGCCGGTGAGCTTCGACAGGTCGACGGTGATGCCGTTGGAGACGAGTTCCGTCGGGCCGCTGAGCTCGCCGTCTGCAAGAGTCAGCGACACGCTGCTGCCCCCGCTCGCGATGTCCCAGCCGGTGCCTGTGCGGGTGAATGTCATCCGCAGTGTGGTCGATGCCCCGCCGGCGTCGTAGACCTGGATGTCGCGGATGAGCTGCTCGCCCACGGCGGTCTCGGCCGGAAGGTTGCCTGTGGCGCCGGCGCGGGTGGTGGTGACTGCAGGTGCCACGGCGCCGACAGGCAGGGTGATGCTGCCGAGCGCCTGTCCGCCCGTGACCACGCCGTCCTGCGCGGTCCACCCCTGCACGAGCGCGCCGTCGGCACTCGTGAGGCGCCCGGCTGCGTCGAAGGAGAACCCTCCGTTGCGGGTGTAGAGCGTCTCGCCGCCAGAGCGGAGCATGAAGAAGCCGTCACCCGCGATCATCAGGTCGGTCGGCACGCCGGTCGGCTGCGGGGCGCCGGAGGTGAAGTTCGTGCGGATGCCTGCGAGCTGCACGCCGAGGCCGACCTGTGCCGGGTTCGACCCGCCGGCGTTCGTGCCGGGGCCCATCGAGTTCTGCACGAGCTGGGACAGGGAGTCCTGGAACTGCGCGGCGGAGGACTTGAACCCGACGGTGTTGACGTTGGCGATGTTGTTTCCCGTGACGTCGAGCATGGTCTGGTGGGTGCGCAGACCGGAGATGCCGGAGAAGAGCGAGCGGAGCATGGTGTGCCTTTCAGGAGGAGATCTGGGTCAGGCCCGAGATGGCGTCGAGCGGGACGTTCTCGTCGCCGATGGTGACGAGGGGAACGGGGCCGGCGAAGGACACCGAGGTGACCGTGCCGGACTGGGTGACGCCGTCGGCGTCGACGTACTGCGCTTCCCGACTGATGAGCCCTGCCGCCGTCTGGCGCATGCTCAGCGCGAAGCTCTCGGACGTCATCGTCGTGAGCTGGGTGAGCTGCTCCATCGATGCGAGCTGAGTGGTCTGCGCGATCATCTCGTTGGTGTTCATCGGCGAGCTCGGATCCTGGTTCGACAGCTGGGTGACCAGCAGCTTGAGGAACACCTCCGAGTCGAGCACCTTCTTCTGGGCAGCGGGTGGTGCAGTGCTGCCGGTGTGCAGGCCGCTCGTGGCTGTGATCGGTTCGACGGAGGGCATCGTGCTCCTTTCTGGTCAGGCGTACACGTCTATGCGCGGCTGCGCGGGTGAGTGCAGGAGAGTGGGGGGCTGGATGTCGGCGGCGGATGCCGGGGTCGTGCCGGGTGCCGCGCGGGCGTCGCCGGGGCTTCGGCTCTGCCGGTCGTCGCGTGGCTGCGCCTCGCTGCGGCCTGGCGTCTCGAAGCGCCCCTGAGGATCGGATCGCCCCTGGGAATCGGGTGACGAACCGGACGCGGTGTCGCGGGAGGACACATCGACGGATGCTCCTGGTGCGGCGACGGAGAGGTCACGGCGTAGGTCGGCGAGGATGACACGCAGCGCCTCCCGTCCGGCATCCGAGGGGGAGTGCAGCTCAAGGCGGATGCTGCTGCCGGAGATGTGCGCGCGGACCGTGACGGGCCCGAGGTTCTCGGGCGACACCGTGAGGGTGATGCTGTGCTGACCTTGCGGGTACCGAGCGAGGGCGATCACGGGCGACGTCACCTGTGGCAGCAGGGCTGGGCGCGGCGATCCGGCCGCGGCCGGCTCGGCGGCGTTCGACGCCGCTGTGGGGGCAGACGACGCGACGGGCTGCGGCGCGAGGGCGAGGCTCTCCGCGATGCGCGGGGCGTGCGGCGGCTCGGGGGTCGTGGGGGTGTTCGACACGATTCGAGCACCCGTGCTCAGGCCGGTGGCAGGTGCGCCCCGCGTCCGCTCAGCGCTCGCGCCCGGCTGCGCACCGACGGGCGTCAGGCCGGTCGTGCTTCTCTCGGCGACGACGGGCGCAGCCGGTTGAGAAGCGCGGGTGGCGTCCGCAGCGCGGATCGGGTCGGAAACGGCCGCGATCGGCTGCCCGGAGATGGGCGCCTGAGCAGGCCAGGGAGCCGCGCCCTCGAGCACCGCGCCTGTCACCGCGGTGCCGCCGGCGCTCGCAGGCCGCACAGCCGTTCGCGGGGGCTGTCCAGGCATCGACACCTCCGTCGCAGCCTCCGACGGGGGCTCGACGGCGTTGCTCGCGGCAGGCAGTCCTGCACGCCCCTGAGCGGCCAGGAGCCCCTGCCCAACTGCGGGCAGCCCCGCCTGCATGAGCGGCCGAGCGGGCGTGCCGTCCTGGGCGGTCGCGGCATCAGCGTGCGCTGTGCGGGCCGTGTCCGCGGCAGCCATGGCACCCTCTCCTGCAGCCAGGCGAGCAGACGGCGGATCCGTGCGCGCGGGCTCGAGGGCCTCCCCGATCATCGGAGAACACGAGGTCGCGATCTCCGCGCCGGCCGTCGACGTGTCGGACTGCTCCGGGTCAGACGCGGATTCCGGCCTGCGATGGGCATCCGGCGCGGCGTCGCGGATGGCCGCGGCGAAGTCCTCGGCGGATCCGCCGACGGCGCCGCGCGTCGCCGAGATGCTGGGCGCTGGCGGGGATGCGGTGACGATCAGGGCGCTCATGCGCTGCCCTCGGCCCCGCGGCGCAGCGCCATCTCATCCAGCTCGTGCTGCTCGGCGCGGAGCGCGTCGGCACGCATGCGCGACGCGTGCGCGGCTGCGAGCCGGTCGAGGCCGCGCACCTCGCGTCGGGCATCGCTGTGCGCGGACTGTGCGTCATCGACAGCCTGCCGCTGCGCCTGCGCCAGCGTTTCGAGGTCTGCGAGCATGCTGCGACCCGCCACGCGCGCCGCGGCCATCGCCGCCAGCGAGCGCACATCGACGGCCTCCGAGTCGGTCGCGGCCAGCGCGGCGCGCAGGTGCCGCTCACGCGCGCGGGTCTGGTTCTCTTCGATGACGGCGCGCGACAGCTGCTGTGCGGCGGCGCGCTCCTGGATCGACCGCACGCGCAGCAGCCCGGCGAGCGAGAACGAACGGGTCATGATGCACCTCCGATGCCTGCGACGATCCGCTGCAGCCGGTCCCACGCCTCGGCGGGCGAAGAGATCTCGTCGAGCGGCTGAGTCAGGAAGTCCGAGATCGCGCGCTCATGCGCGATGGCGGCATCGACCCTGGGGTTCGCCCCGGGCTGGTACGCGCCGATGTCGATGAGGTCGTTCGCGGAGCGTCTCGCGGCGAGCACCGCGCGCAGAGTGCTCGTCATGGCGCGCTGCTCGGCGGAGGTGATCTTGCCCGCCACACGCGATACCGACGCCAGCACATCGATCGCGGGGTGGTGCCCCGAGAGCGCGAGAGAGCGGTCGAGCACCACGTGTCCGTCGAGGATCGAGCGCACGGCGTCGGCGATGGGCTCGTTGTGGTCGTCGCCGTCGACCAGCACGGTGTAGATGCCGGTCAGTGAGCCGCCGCTGTCGGTGCCCGCTCGCTCGAGCAACCCGGCCAGGATCGAGAAGGTCGATGGCGGGTATCCGCGCGTGGCCGGTGGCTCCCCGGCGGACAGCCCGATCTCGCGCTGCGCCATCGCCACGCGCGTCAGGGAGTCCATCATGATGATCGCGTGGGCGCCGTCATCGCGGAACCCCTCGGCGATGCGCGTCGCCGTGTACGCCGCGCGGAGCCGGGCCATGGCCGGCTGGTCCGATGTCGAGACGACGACGACCGACCGGGCGAGGCCCTCGGGCCCCAGGTCGTCCTCGAGGAACTCGCGCACCTCACGGCCGCGCTCGCCGACGAGGGCGATCACCGTGGCATCCGCCTCCGTGCCGCGCGTGATCATCGACAGCAGCGACGACTTGCCCACGCCC is a window of Microbacterium esteraromaticum DNA encoding:
- a CDS encoding flagellar motor protein MotB, with the protein product MSVRRRRRIEPEGHSGPDERWMASYLDMITVLMCMFIVLFAMSSVDQEKFEALSASLATGFGQEKTDEVDTSQGVVVPADMLDEKSEGFADVELSAAQKEFDDLSALRDRIRDALAQRGLADAATFTIDSRGLTVSLVSAETFFATNSTVLAPAAVEILDALGSVLVTIPNQISVEGHADSRQSVAPFATNWELSAGRSTQVLRHLVESGGIDPAVIQSVGFGDARPVVKGASPEALAKNRRVDVVVLSDADEEVRQLLPALQATAPSR
- a CDS encoding motility protein A — protein: MDIGLILGLLLAFGSLLAMINMEGASVTALLLPAPMVLVFGGTIAVGIASGTVRDFLHALAALPRAFRGERRTAHGVIGTVVGHAEKARTEGLLSLEQGVPDEKDPFLRQALQSIADGIDAEDLRILLEDEIASAAARNRTASRFFMTLGGFAPTVGIIGTVVSLTHVLEKLDEPDTLGPMIAAAFVATLWGLLSANFIWLPIGGRLQRLGELELERMTVLMEGMLAVQAGAAPAHVEERLRALVSDSGGGKRGKSDKSDKRKAEKKGRDDSEGVSPFAEVGL
- a CDS encoding flagellar FlbD family protein; amino-acid sequence: MIVVTRLNLSRFAVNPDLIERVQASPDTTIVMVDGARFVVRETMEELIAQITAFRASVLAQASRLSSAQQAEGL
- a CDS encoding flagellar hook protein FlgE, producing MLRSLFSGISGLRTHQTMLDVTGNNIANVNTVGFKSSAAQFQDSLSQLVQNSMGPGTNAGGSNPAQVGLGVQLAGIRTNFTSGAPQPTGVPTDLMIAGDGFFMLRSGGETLYTRNGGFSFDAAGRLTSADGALVQGWTAQDGVVTGGQALGSITLPVGAVAPAVTTTRAGATGNLPAETAVGEQLIRDIQVYDAGGASTTLRMTFTRTGTGWDIASGGSSVSLTLADGELSGPTELVSNGITVDLSKLTGFSKVSTVALSEQDGRPAGTLSSYALTEDGSLMGTFSNGETRVLARLALAGFTNPGGLEKAGSSQFRPTANSGQVTVGQAGQDGLGGIISGALEMSNVDLSQEFTNLIVAQRGFQANARIITTSDEVLQELTNLKR
- a CDS encoding flagellar hook assembly protein FlgD; translation: MPSVEPITATSGLHTGSTAPPAAQKKVLDSEVFLKLLVTQLSNQDPSSPMNTNEMIAQTTQLASMEQLTQLTTMTSESFALSMRQTAAGLISREAQYVDADGVTQSGTVTSVSFAGPVPLVTIGDENVPLDAISGLTQISS
- a CDS encoding flagellar hook-length control protein FliK; this encodes MSALIVTASPPAPSISATRGAVGGSAEDFAAAIRDAAPDAHRRPESASDPEQSDTSTAGAEIATSCSPMIGEALEPARTDPPSARLAAGEGAMAAADTARTAHADAATAQDGTPARPLMQAGLPAVGQGLLAAQGRAGLPAASNAVEPPSEAATEVSMPGQPPRTAVRPASAGGTAVTGAVLEGAAPWPAQAPISGQPIAAVSDPIRAADATRASQPAAPVVAERSTTGLTPVGAQPGASAERTRGAPATGLSTGARIVSNTPTTPEPPHAPRIAESLALAPQPVASSAPTAASNAAEPAAAGSPRPALLPQVTSPVIALARYPQGQHSITLTVSPENLGPVTVRAHISGSSIRLELHSPSDAGREALRVILADLRRDLSVAAPGASVDVSSRDTASGSSPDSQGRSDPQGRFETPGRSEAQPRDDRQSRSPGDARAAPGTTPASAADIQPPTLLHSPAQPRIDVYA
- a CDS encoding FliI/YscN family ATPase codes for the protein MSAWGAVLDAARPERVGRVSRVRGLGVDVRGIDGAVGDLVELGDGVDAEVVAAGPDGLSCMPLSPMSGLTLGMPVRSRGGRLRVPIGPGLLGRVLDGMGRPIDGKGPLDARMADLDHAPPSILGRDRIESPLPLGVRALDTLIAVGRGQRIGLFAGSGVGKSSLLSMITRGTEADATVIALVGERGREVREFLEDDLGPEGLARSVVVVSTSDQPAMARLRAAYTATRIAEGFRDDGAHAIIMMDSLTRVAMAQREIGLSAGEPPATRGYPPSTFSILAGLLERAGTDSGGSLTGIYTVLVDGDDHNEPIADAVRSILDGHVVLDRSLALSGHHPAIDVLASVSRVAGKITSAEQRAMTSTLRAVLAARRSANDLIDIGAYQPGANPRVDAAIAHERAISDFLTQPLDEISSPAEAWDRLQRIVAGIGGAS